In Penicillium oxalicum strain HP7-1 chromosome I, whole genome shotgun sequence, a single window of DNA contains:
- a CDS encoding Ceramide glucosyltransferase translates to MLKTNSKSLGVPTGNGAIPLSVAAGWVGLVWYLTVSVVCGLGYFQIRRFFMQRPRRSTLSHDRNAPHVTAIRPVKGLEPNLYDCLAATFQQDYPRDKLTVCLCVATRDDPAYSTLCQLLRDFPEVDARIYVEEEDPLLQGNGPDAYHLGPNPKIRNMSRAYREAKGDIVWIIDCNVWVGKGVCGRMVERLCGTGTTSSRKYKFVHHLPVAVDVTGEIDSSGERQALLDNRTNATLSGGVDGLGLAMRRPEDGWASMMETGGGRLEELFLSSSHAKMYTAINTVLIAPCIVGKSNMFRRSHLDYLTAPALGEPCKRHPGVDYFSDNICEDHLIGDLLWRRQIREEKEFGEHWGKHAMVFGDLAIQPVANMSVRGYIARRIRWLRVRKFTVLLATLVEPGTESFLCTLYGAWGITTALAPYLEQNGYHFAGRLTTWTAFFAVFVLGIALWIATDWTLYINLHSSRAIEVDDDTPVFARPSQRPSRATRRPFLQWLVAWLGRELLALPIWFIAVYGGVTVVWRGRRFRVGFDAKVREVRDGQSQPGASSPGSPSPGSVGDRLSAMPRTSGSGSGKARRD, encoded by the exons ATGCTGAAGACGAACTCCAAGTCACTCGGAGTGCCCACCGGCAATGGCGCGATACCCTTGTCCGTTGCCGCAGGCTGGGTCGGCTTGGTCTGGTACCTGACCGTGTCGGTCGTGTGTGGTCTTGGATATTTCCAGAT TCGGCGATTTTTCATGCAACGACCTCGACGGTCAACATTGAGTCACGATCGCAACGCCCCTCATGTCACTGCTATCCGACCGGTCAAGGGCCTTGAACCCAACCTTTACGACTGCCTTGCTGCGACGTTCCAGCAGGATTATCCACGCGACAAACTGACGGTTTGTCTCTGTGTGGCGACCCGCGACGACCCGGCTTACTCGACACTATGCCAATTACTTCGCGATTTTCCAGAGGTTGATGCGCGGATCTatgttgaagaggaagacccTCTGCTCCAGGGCAACGGGCCGGATGCGTACCACTTGGGTCCGAATCCCAAGATCCGCAACATGAGCCGCGCATACCGTGAAGCCAAAGGCGATATTGTGTGGATCATCGACTGCAATGTCTGGGTTGGAAAGGGGGTCTGTGGGCGGATGGTGGAACGTCTTTGTGGAACGGGAACCACCTCAAGCCGGAAATACAAGTTTGTTCACCATCTGCCGGTCGCCGTAGATGTCACGGGCGAGATCGATTCGAGCGGAGAGCGACAAGCACTCCTTGATAATCGTACAAATGCGACTCTGAGCGGGGGAGTTGACGGGCTGGGCCTGGCAATGAGGCGGCCAGAGGATGGTTGGGCGAGCATGATGGAGACAGGCGGTGGCCGCCTGGAAGAGTTGTTCCTTTCATCATCCCACGCGAAGATGTACACTGCCATCAACACGGTCCTCATTGCTCCGTGCATTGTGGGAAAGTCCAACATGTTTCGTCGCTCGCATCTCGATTATTTAACGGCACCGGCTCTGGGAGAGCCTTGCAAGCGACACCCTGGAGTTGACTACTTCTCGGACAACATCTGTGAAGACCACTTGATTGGAGATCTTCTGTGGCGGCGGCAGATtcgagaggaaaaggagtTTGGTGAACACTGGGGCAAGCATGCCATGGTTTTCGGAGACCTCGCGATTCAGCCAGTGGCAAACATGAGCGTACGAGGGTATATCGCCCGCCGGATCAGGTGGCTACGAGTGCGCAAATTCACTGTGCTCTTGGCCACGCTTGTTGAGCCAGGAACTGAATCCTTCTTGTGTACGCTTTACGGCGCATGGGGAATCACAACTGCACTGGCGCCGTATCTCGAGCAGAACGGATATCACTTCGCCGGTCGCCTCACTACATGGACCGCATTTTTTGCCGTGTTTGTGCTGGGCATTGCTCTCTGGATCGCGACTGATTGGACCCTGTACATCAACTTGCATTCTTCTCGAGCCATCGAAGTCGACGATGACACTCCGGTTTTCGCTCGGCCAAGCCAACGACCCTCTCGAGCGACACGGCGGCCGTTTCTCCAATGGCTCGTTGCCTGGCTTGGTCGAGAACTTCTTGCTTTGCCTATCTGGTTTATAGCTGTTTATGGCGGCGTCACCGTTGTGTGGCGAGGCCGACGCTTCAGAGTTGGATTCGATGCCAAAGTTCGTGAGGTTCGCGATGGTCAGTCTCAACCGGGAGCCTCGTCGCCAGGATCGCCATCGCCCGGGTCAGTCGGCGATCGGCTCTCTGCAATGCCACGCACGAGTGGTAGTGGAAGTGGGAAAGCTCGCCGCGACTga
- a CDS encoding NADH:quinone reductase translates to MPFNTALTRKLGIRVPVVQGGMQWVGYAELASAVSNAGGLGLLTALTQPTPEDLRKEIRRCREMTKYPFGVNLTLLPAMVPPDYGAYAQVIIDEGIKIVETAGNNPGPVIQQLKKAGVTILHKCTTIRHAKSAVKLGVDFLSIDGFECAGHVGEHDITNFILLNRARQDLGVPFIASGGFADGYGLAAALALGAEGINMGTRFMSTVEAPIHQNIKETIVKSQETDTALVLRRWKNTSRLFANKVTQDALKIEKESKTGDFSEIGPYVSGQRGRQVFINGDPDYGVWTAGQVIGLIHDIPTCEVLLRRIEKEAHEAMSRTQSLYTDAPSAKL, encoded by the exons ATGCCTTTCAACACAGCCCTTACCCGTAAGCTGGGTATTCGTG TACCCGTTGTGCAGGGTGGTATGCAGTGGGTGGGCTATGCCGAGCTGGCCTCGGCCGTCAGCAACGCCGGTGGTCTCGGGTTG CTCACTGCCCTCACTCAACCGACCCCCGAAGACCTGCGCAAGGAGATTCGACGATGCCGCGAAATGACCAAGTATCCATTTGGTGTCAACTTGACCCTTCTGCCGGCCATGGTCCCCCCCGACTACGGCGCATACGCCCAGGTTATCATTGACGAGGGTATTAAAATCGTCGAGACGGCTGGTAACAACCCTGGCCCTGTCATTCAGCAGCTCAAGAAGGCCGGCGTTACCATCCTCCACAAGTGTACCACCATCCGCCATGCCAAATCTGCTGTCAAGCTGGGTGTTGATTTCCTTTCGATTGACGGCTTCGAGTGTGCTGGTCACGTCGGCGAGCACGACATCACCAACTTCATTCTGCTGAACCGCGCTCGCCAAGACCTGGGCGTTCCTTTCATCGCGTCTGGTGGATTTGCGGATGGTTACGGTCTCGCTGCCGCGCTGGCGCTCGGTGCCGAGGGTATCAACATGGGTACCCGATTCATGAGCACTGTCGAGGCTCCTATTCACCAAAACATTAAGGAGACCATCGTGAAGTCGCAAGAAACAGATACTGCTCTGGTGTTGCGCCGGTGGAAGAACACGTCTCGTTTGTTCGCCAACAAGGTCACCCAGGATGCACTCaagattgagaaggagagCAAAACTGGCGACTTTTCTGAGATTGGACCTTATGTGAGCGGCCAGCGTGGTCGCCAGGTCTTCATTAATGGTGACCCCGACTATGgt GTCTGGACCGCTGGTCAAGTCATCGGCCTGATCCACGATATCCCAACTTGTGAAGTGTTGCTCCGTCGTATTGAGAAGGAGGCTCACGAGGCCATGAGCCGCACTCAAAGCCTTTACACTGACGCCCCAAGTGCCAAGTTGTGA